One stretch of Lucilia cuprina isolate Lc7/37 chromosome 6, ASM2204524v1, whole genome shotgun sequence DNA includes these proteins:
- the LOC111687702 gene encoding uncharacterized protein LOC111687702, with translation LRKTTISIKNNKNFFSFHLQDDGGIEFFNTIVLQPHLKLITDAGRGYHVRCAYKSRDAAMNMKKSHNKVIKASAGGKYPQKPQAFRSAEADSTDRRGYGRSLDKYRAAGDELDEEDVYNEEEMMNNETDMDNEIPMPGCHMKIYNAEHKIANDVKIGDPLTIVINIDKQDVYGLHVTDCIVRDGLGWGEQRLVGDDGCPMDNEIMGQFNYTLDRLAANVTFPAHKFPYTTSVYYQCNVKLCALKDPECQAAPLCSGKRPKRQTNNDNKDEEGSPATIEVFSGLYVNENVDVTEGDDDSITKEKVSGFEVHKK, from the exons CTACGCAAAActacaatttctataaaaaataataaaaatttcttttcttttcactTACAGGATGATGGTGGCATTGAGTTCTTTAATACCATAGTTTTACAGCCACATTTGAAACTGATTACCGATGCTGGACGTGGTTATCATGTACGTTGTGCCTACAAATCCCGTGATGctgccatgaacatgaaaaaGTCTCACAATAAAGTGATAAAAGCCAGTGCTGGAGGTAAATATCCACAAAAACCTCAAGCCTTTAGAAGTGCCGAAGCCGATAGTACTGATCGTAGAGGTTATGGCAGATCATTAGATAAATATCGTGCTGCTGGTGATGAATTAGATGAGGAAGATGTCTACAACGAAGAGGAGATGATGAATAACGAAACTGATATGGATAATGAAATTCCAATGCCTGGTTGccatatgaaaatatataatgcAGAGCATAAAATAGCCAATGATGTGAAAATCGGTGATCCCTTGACCATTGTTATCAATATCGATAAACAAGATGTGTATGGTTTGCATGTAACCGATTGTATTGTGCGTGATGGTTTGGGTTGGGGTGAACAGCGTTTAGTGGGTGATGATGG TTGCCCTATGGATAATGAAATTATGGGTCAATTCAACTATACCTTAGATCGTTTGGCTGCCAATGTTACTTTTCCCGCTCATAAATTCCCCTACACCACCTCGGTTTACTATCAATGTAATGTTAAATTGTGTGCTTTAAAAGATCCCGAATGCCAAGCG gcTCCACTTTGCAGCGGAAAACGACCCAAACGACAAACTAACAACGATAACAAAGACGAAGAGGGTTCTCCAGCTACCATTGAAGTCTTTTCTGGTCTTTATGTTAACGAAAATGTCGATGTTACCGAGGGAGATGATGATTCAATAACTAAAGAAAAGGTAAGTGGATTTGAAGTGCataagaaatga
- the LOC111687706 gene encoding nucleolar GTP-binding protein 1, giving the protein MSLYNFKKIMVVPPAKDFIDIMLSKTQRKTPTVVHKGYKISRIRAFYTRKVKFTQQNFHDRLSQIIQDFPKLDDVHPFYADLMNVLYDKDHYKLALGQLNTARHLIDNVAKDYVRLLKYGDSLYRCKQLKKAALGRMATIMKRQASNLTYLEQVRQHLSRLPTIDPYSRTIIICGFPNVGKSSFINKITRADVEVQPYAFTTKSLYVGHTDYKYLRWQVIDTPGILDHPLEERNVIEMQAITALAHLRACVLYFMDISEQCGHSLEEQIKLFESIKPLFTNKPLILAINKIDILGVEDLPVEKRQLIEKLQEDKAVPVMLMSTVQETGVMEVKMEACERLLSYRVDQKMRTKKVDNILNRLHVAMPAPRDDKVRAPCIPEQALARLEKNAAKAERKRKLEKEIEEEMGDDYTLDLKKNYTDIPEEERYDVIPEFWQGHNIADYIDPDIFDKLEELERAEGIREEGGVYDLPDMTMDETLKEIREMAKKIREKRFLLRDEKRLQPRKNKPIIPRHKQPKVRDRSVSKLVETMENLGVDMSGSSNANFTKSVVDLRRGQIAVGSKKELKKPLLDKESSAVVKKTGQPLKRKPARDTMGIKNTAMKKKAQVMAKKDIAKKVGRLCLKGEADRFIGTKMPKHLYAGKRGSGTADRR; this is encoded by the exons ATgagtttgtataattttaaaaaaattatggtgGTTCCGCCAGCAAAG GACTTTATCGATATTATGCTGTCGAAGACCCAGCGTAAAACTCCTACTGTTGTACACAAAGGTTACAAAATCTCCCGTATTCGTGCCTTCTACACCCGTAAAGTGAAATTTACCCAACAGAATTTCCACGATCGTCTATCGCAGATTATTCAAGATTTTCCCAAGCTAGATGATGTACATCCTTTCTATGCTGATTTAATGAATGTTTTATACGACAAAGATCATTACAAATTGGCTTTGGGTCAATTGAATACAGCTCGTCATTTAATCGACAA TGTGGCCAAGGATTATGTTCGTTTGCTGAAATATGGTGATTCATTGTATCGttgtaaacaattgaaaaaggCCGCTTTGGGTCGTATGGCCACTATTATGAAGAGACAAGCttcaaatttaacttatttggAGCAAGTACGTCAGCATTTGTCTCGTTTGCCAACTATTGATCCCTATTCACGTACTATTATCATTTGCGGTTTTCCCAATGTTGGTAAATCttcttttatcaataaaatcACCAGAGCTGATGTTGAAGTTCAACCTTATGCTTTCACTACCAAATCTTTGTATGTTGGTCATActgattataaatatttgagaTGGCAG GTCATTGATACACCCGGTATCTTGGATCATCCTTTGGAAGAACGTAACGTCATTGAAATGCAGGCCATTACCGCTTTGGCTCATTTGCGTGCTTGTGTTCTTTACTTTATGGACATTTCAGAACAATGTGGTCATTCCTTggaagaacaaattaaattgttCGAAAGTATCAAACCTCTATTCACCAACAAACCTTTGATTTTGGCCATCAACAAAATTGATATTCTCGGTGTAGAAGATTTGCCCGTTGAAAAGAGACAACTTATTGAGAAATTACAAGAAGATAAGGCTGTACCAGTAATGTTAATGTCTACTGTTCAAGAGACAGGTGTCATGGAGGTAAAAATGGAAGCCTGTGAACGTTTACTTTCCTACAGAGTTGATCAAAAGATGCGCACCAAAAAGGTTGACAATATCCTAAATCGTTTGCATGTTGCCATGCCAGCTCCCAGAGATGATAAGGTTAGAGCTCCTTGCATACCCGAACAGGCTTTGGCTAGATTGGAAAAGAATGCTGCCAAGGCTGAGCGTAAACGTAAATTGGAGAAGGAAATCGAAGAAGAAATGGGTGATGATTACACTTTGGATTTGAAAAAGAACTACACCGATATACCCGAAGAAGAACGTTACGATGTTATACCTGAATTTTGGCAAGGCCACAATATTGCCGATTACATTGATCCTGATATCTTTGATAAATTGGAAGAACTCGAAAGAGCTGAGGGTATACGTGAAGAAGGTGGTGTCTATGATTTGCCTGATATGACTATGGATGAAACACTTAAGGAAATTCGCGAAATGGCTAAGAAAATTCGCGAGAAACGTTTCTTATTGCGCGACGAAAAACGTCTACAGCCCCGCAAAAACAAACCCATCATACCCAGACACAAACAACCCAAAGTACGCGATCGTTCTGTCTCGAAATTGGTGGAGACCATGGAAAATCTTGGTGTCGATATGTCTGGCTCTTCCAATGCCAACTTTACCAAATCTGTGGTCGATTTAAGACGTGGTCAAATCGCTGTCGGTTCAAAGAAGGAGCTGAAGAAACCGCTATTGGACAAAGAATCCTCTGCCGTTGTTAAAAAGACCGGCCAGCCATTGAAACGTAAACCAGCACGTGATACCATGGGCATTAAGAATACCGCCATGAAGAAGAAGGCCCAAGTTATGGCCAAGAAAGACATTGCTAAGAAGGTGGGACGTTTGTGTCTTAAGGGTGAAGCTGATCGTTTTATTGGTACCAAAATGCCCAAACATTTGTATGCGGGCAAGAGAGGCAGTGGTACGGCCGATAGACGTTAA